One region of Xylanimonas ulmi genomic DNA includes:
- a CDS encoding PH domain-containing protein — translation MSAPASGDGLVWRRLHPVTPFVRGWTVVAVALAFAGQQTLDQFDQAADLAGAVGGLWWKVLLGVGAIAAVAFGYAALAWRMTAYAVGDDDVHMRKGVVFRQQRHARLDRVQAIDIRQPVLARLFGLAELTLEVAGGSGSAIAIGFLRDEDARSLRAELLARAAGLRTRPAASAATAAAPTAAPTSGGDAEPADAPIPAAQASSPAAQAPSPVAPSPDAPAQPLAETAEAPEREVYVVPPGRLIASLVRSPGIWVLLVALIGVAVAVAVTREPSILASAAPVVIGGGGYLFSRFTGEFGFRAALSPDGIRLRHGLLETRAQTIPPGRVQAVSLTQGPLWRGPDWWRVQVNVAGYLQEGNRSQNVLLPVGPREEALTALWLVLPDLGTPDPLALLDEGLTGMVGPEGVAPARDGQARFTNAPRRARWVDPISWRRDAFAVTDRALLLRRGRLVRRLDIVPHERTQSLALEQGPLQRRLGVATFAVHSTPGAVVPSVPHLDAHDAARLLGEQAARAREARAHAGPERWMQGAVRDDGAPADVAPTDGAPEPRDPDVPA, via the coding sequence GTGAGCGCTCCCGCCAGCGGCGACGGCCTCGTCTGGCGCCGACTGCACCCTGTGACGCCGTTCGTCCGCGGGTGGACCGTGGTGGCTGTCGCCCTCGCGTTCGCCGGGCAGCAGACGCTGGATCAGTTCGACCAGGCCGCGGACCTCGCCGGCGCCGTGGGCGGGCTGTGGTGGAAGGTGCTGCTCGGCGTCGGCGCCATCGCGGCGGTCGCGTTCGGGTACGCGGCGCTCGCGTGGCGCATGACGGCGTACGCGGTCGGCGACGACGACGTGCACATGCGCAAGGGCGTGGTCTTCCGCCAGCAGCGGCACGCCCGCCTCGACCGCGTGCAGGCCATCGATATCCGCCAGCCCGTGCTGGCCCGGCTCTTCGGCCTCGCCGAGCTCACTTTGGAGGTCGCGGGCGGCAGCGGCTCGGCCATCGCCATCGGGTTCCTGCGGGACGAGGACGCCCGGAGCCTGCGCGCCGAACTCCTGGCGCGCGCCGCGGGACTGCGCACCCGGCCCGCCGCGTCGGCCGCCACCGCCGCCGCACCGACAGCGGCGCCGACCAGCGGAGGCGACGCGGAGCCTGCGGACGCTCCGATCCCGGCCGCGCAGGCGTCGAGCCCGGCCGCGCAGGCGCCGAGCCCGGTCGCTCCGAGCCCGGACGCGCCCGCGCAGCCGCTCGCCGAGACGGCCGAGGCGCCCGAGCGGGAGGTCTACGTCGTCCCACCGGGTCGGCTGATCGCCTCGCTGGTGCGCTCGCCCGGCATCTGGGTGCTGCTGGTCGCCTTGATCGGCGTCGCCGTCGCCGTCGCCGTCACGCGCGAGCCGTCGATCCTCGCGTCCGCGGCGCCCGTCGTCATCGGTGGCGGCGGCTACCTGTTCAGCCGGTTCACGGGGGAGTTCGGCTTCCGCGCCGCGCTCTCGCCCGACGGCATCCGCCTGCGCCACGGCCTGCTCGAGACGCGCGCCCAGACCATCCCGCCGGGCCGCGTCCAGGCCGTCTCGCTGACCCAGGGCCCGCTGTGGCGCGGGCCGGACTGGTGGCGCGTGCAGGTCAACGTCGCGGGCTACCTCCAGGAGGGCAACCGCTCCCAGAACGTGCTGCTGCCGGTCGGGCCGCGCGAGGAGGCCCTGACGGCCCTGTGGCTCGTGCTGCCCGACCTGGGCACACCCGACCCGCTGGCGCTGCTCGACGAAGGGCTCACGGGCATGGTCGGGCCCGAGGGCGTCGCGCCCGCGCGCGACGGGCAGGCGCGCTTCACCAACGCGCCGCGCCGCGCCCGCTGGGTCGACCCGATCTCCTGGCGGCGCGACGCGTTCGCCGTGACCGACCGGGCCCTGCTGCTGCGCCGCGGGAGGCTGGTGCGCCGCCTCGACATCGTGCCGCACGAGCGCACCCAGTCGCTCGCGCTCGAACAGGGTCCGCTGCAGCGCCGCCTGGGCGTGGCGACCTTCGCCGTCCACTCGACGCCGGGCGCCGTCGTCCCCTCGGTGCCCCATCTCGACGCCCACGACGCCGCGCGCCTCCTGGGCGAGCAGGCCGCCCGGGCACGCGAGGCCCGCGCGCACGCCGGCCCGGAGCGATGGATGCAGGGCGCCGTGCGTGATGACGGCGCGCCCGCCGACGTCGCGCCCACCGACGGCGCGCCCGAGCCGCGTGACCCGGACGTGCCGGCATGA